A single window of Rubripirellula lacrimiformis DNA harbors:
- a CDS encoding HAD family hydrolase, giving the protein MRTLLFDIDGTLLVTRSGGATALRHAMTDEFGLSDPHIDIQFGGRTDRSILTELLTSNGLPDTQANRDRLRDRYIQRFPEVLNQVGGQMMPGVMPLLEELKGHAEVRSYVMTGNFQVTGQHKLDHFRLGGFFRGIFGGDQDSDRDELARRTADALVQRYGPDATADVIVVGDTVADIRCGHCIGAKVVAVCTGGQDRSLLEQESPLAVADDLTDLPAILKLLTS; this is encoded by the coding sequence ATGAGAACGCTACTTTTCGATATCGATGGGACGTTGCTGGTCACACGCAGTGGGGGGGCGACGGCGCTGCGTCACGCGATGACGGACGAATTTGGTCTGTCGGACCCTCATATCGATATTCAGTTTGGCGGGCGGACCGATCGGTCGATTTTGACCGAACTGTTGACGTCCAATGGGCTTCCGGACACCCAGGCCAACCGTGATCGACTTCGGGATCGCTATATCCAGCGGTTTCCCGAGGTTCTGAACCAGGTCGGTGGTCAGATGATGCCGGGCGTCATGCCGCTGTTAGAGGAATTGAAAGGCCACGCAGAGGTTCGTTCCTATGTGATGACCGGAAATTTTCAGGTCACCGGCCAGCACAAGCTCGATCATTTTCGGTTAGGCGGGTTCTTTCGAGGGATTTTCGGCGGCGACCAAGACAGCGACCGTGACGAATTGGCGCGGCGGACGGCGGATGCGTTGGTGCAACGCTATGGTCCGGACGCAACAGCCGACGTGATCGTGGTTGGTGATACCGTGGCTGACATTCGGTGCGGCCACTGCATCGGCGCCAAGGTGGTAGCGGTTTGCACCGGCGGCCAAGACCGGTCGTTGTTGGAACAGGAGAGTCCGCTGGCGGTGGCCGACGACTTGACCGACTTGCCCGCGATCCTGAAACTCTTGACCAGCTAG
- a CDS encoding DNA polymerase IV, producing the protein MLLHIDMDAFYASIEQRDRPELRGRPVVVGGSAGRGVVAAASYEARRFGIHSAMPGRRAAELCPDAVFVKPRIDHYSDVGRHVREIFHRYTPLVQPLSLDEAFLDVSGSRRLFGSAAKIGRRIKDEIRSELDLTASVGVAPLKFVAKIASDLNKPDGFVEVSKADVIPFLDPLPVSRLWGVGRVGQNKLHQMGITRIGQLRVVELERLTRSFGSWGEHLWKLANGIDPRGVVPDRTAKQISHERTFAEDLTDETMLRAVVSYLAEQVAQRLRRHERHARSVSIKYRRDDFRTFARSLTLDRSTDSTDEIFRAAEGMLTEMRLREPRAVRLIGVSVGGLSNRDAPQQMSLFDLREGESNQKEVDKVVDQLRNQIGDQAVYRATSHQWIRRKP; encoded by the coding sequence ATGTTGCTGCACATCGACATGGACGCGTTTTATGCGTCCATCGAACAACGGGATCGGCCGGAACTGCGTGGCCGGCCCGTGGTTGTCGGTGGATCCGCGGGTCGCGGCGTTGTGGCCGCCGCCAGCTATGAAGCGCGGCGTTTTGGAATCCATAGCGCGATGCCCGGACGACGAGCGGCGGAGTTGTGCCCGGATGCGGTGTTTGTCAAGCCGCGGATCGATCACTACTCGGACGTTGGCCGACACGTTCGCGAAATCTTTCATCGCTACACACCGCTGGTCCAACCGCTATCGTTGGACGAAGCGTTTTTGGACGTCAGCGGCAGTCGCCGCCTGTTCGGTTCTGCAGCAAAGATCGGACGACGTATCAAAGACGAAATTCGCAGTGAATTGGATCTGACCGCAAGCGTCGGTGTGGCACCGCTAAAGTTCGTTGCCAAGATCGCCAGCGATTTGAATAAGCCCGACGGATTTGTCGAGGTGTCCAAGGCGGATGTGATCCCATTTTTGGACCCGCTGCCGGTATCCCGGTTGTGGGGCGTTGGTCGTGTCGGGCAAAACAAATTGCATCAGATGGGGATCACCAGGATCGGCCAGCTGCGTGTCGTCGAATTAGAAAGGTTGACTCGCAGTTTCGGCAGTTGGGGCGAACATCTTTGGAAGTTGGCCAACGGTATCGACCCGCGCGGTGTGGTGCCGGACCGCACCGCGAAACAGATCAGCCACGAGCGTACGTTTGCCGAAGATCTAACCGACGAAACGATGCTGCGTGCGGTCGTTAGTTATTTGGCCGAACAGGTCGCCCAGCGTTTGCGGCGACACGAGCGTCATGCACGCAGCGTTTCGATCAAATACCGACGCGACGACTTTCGCACCTTTGCACGATCGTTGACGCTGGATCGATCCACGGATTCGACGGACGAAATCTTTCGCGCAGCCGAAGGGATGCTGACCGAGATGCGATTGCGCGAACCGAGGGCCGTTCGGTTGATCGGTGTGTCGGTGGGCGGACTTTCCAACCGGGATGCCCCGCAACAGATGTCGTTGTTCGATTTACGCGAAGGGGAATCGAACCAGAAAGAAGTCGACAAGGTCGTGGACCAGCTGCGCAATCAGATCGGCGACCAAGCGGTCTATCGGGCGACCAGTCACCAGTGGATTCGCCGCAAACCGTGA
- the alaS gene encoding alanine--tRNA ligase: protein MKTDELREKYLDFYQSKGCTICPSDVLVPAWDPSVLFTPAGMNQFKDHFLGKVKLDFTKATTCQKCLRTGDIDNVGRTAFHHTFFEMLGNFSFGDYFKEEAIHWAWEFLTDKKWLGIPGERLSVTVYKDDDEAHGIWHNQIGLPDSRIVRMDEDENFWPASAPSEGPDGVCGPCSEIYYHLDDGSDVEIWNLVFTQFNRVGSPPDNLQPLPSKNIDTGMGLERTASVLQGVPTNFHIDSLFPIVQAAADVCGVKYEYGNDNSRRLRRITDHARASVFSIHENVYPGAKDARYVIRRLIRRAVLDGYQMNLREPFLYKLVDAVATAHAKPYPELAQTSSRVAEAIEAEERTFFATIDGGMSRIEKLFTQMNSDSQVMVPGAVAADLQTTYGVPPELVQTLAAEQNFTFDWAGYRTAMDDHAEVSGAGQVVLFQTGPLETLKEALRETPFVGYDQTTAEATVKGIITGEGGKGDEGQLLSHLDRADEAMLRLVLDHSPFYGESGGQVGDIGTIEGEDFTFEVVDTQRHAALIVHHGRLTRGAIHEGATCTAKVDVEHRNSLARAHSATHVLHHALHHHVGRHAEQQGSKVESDRLRFDFTNPKAIPDETLVKIEEQVLQLVGAAEPIRWDTVTLADAREAGAMMLFGEKYPDPCRMVSMGEFSRELCGGTHVRSTADIEAFEVVVEESVSTGTRRIEALTGQRAKEHREQTRVLLAKVAETLGCEPADALPATEALMNEVRSLKKELSAGKPAEHAAKFKYAGKHEPIDTNDYNSVRSAVRAITRRLNVALSDVTERLESLLADRSRLVAELKLVTAGGELSADDLIEKGQTVGGTLVIVAETPGANPNVMRGWIDQIRKKSDTPTAILLAAVQGKKVLLVGGLSRDLVDRGLKAGDWVGAAAKMVGGGGGGRPDMAQAGGSDPSQLPAALKEAASSMHSQLQ, encoded by the coding sequence ATGAAAACTGACGAACTTCGCGAAAAGTACCTCGATTTCTACCAGTCCAAAGGCTGCACGATCTGTCCCAGCGACGTTCTGGTGCCCGCCTGGGACCCGTCAGTTTTGTTCACTCCAGCCGGAATGAACCAGTTCAAGGACCACTTTCTTGGCAAAGTGAAGTTGGATTTCACCAAGGCGACCACCTGCCAAAAATGTCTCCGCACCGGGGATATCGACAATGTGGGTCGAACCGCGTTCCACCATACGTTCTTTGAAATGCTGGGGAACTTCTCCTTCGGCGACTATTTCAAAGAAGAGGCGATCCATTGGGCGTGGGAATTTCTGACCGACAAGAAATGGCTCGGCATCCCCGGGGAACGATTGTCGGTCACCGTCTACAAGGATGACGACGAAGCACACGGGATCTGGCACAACCAAATCGGATTGCCTGATTCGCGGATTGTCCGCATGGACGAAGACGAAAACTTTTGGCCGGCATCCGCACCCAGCGAAGGCCCCGATGGCGTTTGCGGCCCGTGCAGCGAAATCTACTATCACCTGGACGACGGCAGCGACGTCGAAATCTGGAATCTGGTCTTCACTCAATTCAATCGTGTCGGCAGTCCTCCGGACAACTTGCAGCCTTTGCCTAGCAAGAACATCGACACCGGGATGGGACTGGAGCGTACCGCCAGCGTGCTGCAGGGCGTGCCGACGAACTTCCATATCGACAGTCTGTTTCCGATCGTGCAAGCCGCCGCCGATGTGTGTGGCGTCAAATACGAATACGGCAACGACAACAGTCGCCGGTTGCGGCGGATCACCGACCACGCGCGGGCCAGCGTTTTTTCGATCCACGAAAATGTCTACCCCGGTGCCAAAGACGCTCGCTATGTGATTCGCCGGCTGATCCGACGGGCCGTGTTGGACGGCTATCAGATGAATTTGCGCGAACCGTTCCTGTACAAACTGGTCGATGCGGTCGCCACGGCGCACGCCAAACCGTACCCCGAACTGGCGCAGACTTCGTCGCGAGTTGCCGAAGCGATCGAAGCCGAAGAACGGACGTTCTTTGCCACCATCGATGGCGGCATGTCACGGATCGAAAAACTGTTCACGCAGATGAATTCGGATTCCCAGGTCATGGTGCCGGGTGCTGTTGCCGCCGATTTGCAAACGACCTACGGCGTTCCACCTGAATTGGTGCAAACGTTGGCGGCCGAGCAGAACTTTACGTTCGACTGGGCTGGCTATCGAACCGCGATGGACGACCACGCCGAAGTCAGCGGTGCCGGGCAAGTGGTGCTGTTCCAAACTGGACCGCTGGAAACGCTAAAAGAAGCTTTGCGGGAAACCCCGTTTGTTGGATACGACCAAACGACCGCCGAGGCGACCGTCAAAGGCATCATCACGGGCGAAGGCGGCAAGGGCGACGAAGGGCAATTGCTAAGTCATCTGGATCGCGCCGACGAAGCGATGCTGCGACTGGTGCTGGACCATTCACCGTTTTACGGGGAATCGGGTGGCCAAGTCGGTGACATCGGAACGATCGAAGGCGAGGACTTTACGTTCGAAGTTGTCGACACTCAGCGGCACGCCGCACTGATCGTTCACCATGGCCGCCTGACGCGTGGTGCGATCCACGAGGGCGCCACCTGCACGGCCAAGGTCGATGTCGAACATCGCAATTCACTGGCTCGCGCCCACTCGGCAACGCATGTGCTGCACCACGCGTTGCACCACCATGTCGGACGCCATGCGGAACAACAGGGCAGTAAGGTCGAATCGGATCGTTTGCGTTTTGACTTCACCAATCCCAAGGCCATTCCCGACGAAACGCTAGTCAAGATCGAAGAACAGGTCCTGCAGTTGGTCGGCGCAGCAGAGCCCATCCGCTGGGACACCGTTACGCTAGCCGATGCACGCGAAGCCGGTGCGATGATGTTGTTCGGCGAAAAATACCCGGATCCATGTCGCATGGTTTCGATGGGCGAATTCAGCCGTGAACTTTGCGGCGGTACGCACGTTCGCAGCACGGCCGATATCGAAGCTTTCGAAGTCGTTGTCGAAGAAAGCGTGTCGACCGGCACCCGCCGCATCGAAGCGTTGACCGGACAACGAGCGAAAGAGCATCGCGAACAGACTCGCGTTCTGTTGGCCAAGGTTGCCGAGACGCTCGGCTGCGAACCGGCCGATGCGTTGCCGGCGACCGAAGCGTTGATGAACGAAGTCCGCAGCCTGAAAAAAGAGTTGTCGGCTGGGAAGCCCGCGGAACATGCTGCCAAGTTCAAGTACGCCGGCAAGCATGAACCGATCGACACCAACGATTACAACTCGGTCCGTTCCGCCGTCCGCGCGATCACACGTCGTCTGAACGTGGCGCTCAGCGACGTCACCGAACGACTGGAATCATTGTTGGCCGATCGATCCCGTTTGGTCGCGGAACTGAAACTGGTCACCGCAGGCGGCGAATTGTCGGCTGATGATTTGATCGAAAAGGGCCAAACCGTTGGCGGAACGTTGGTGATCGTTGCGGAAACGCCGGGAGCCAACCCGAACGTGATGCGTGGCTGGATCGATCAGATCCGTAAAAAGAGCGATACGCCGACAGCCATCTTGCTGGCTGCCGTTCAGGGCAAAAAGGTGCTGCTGGTCGGTGGACTCAGTCGCGATCTGGTGGACCGCGGTTTGAAGGCGGGCGATTGGGTCGGTGCTGCTGCCAAGATGGTCGGCGGCGGTGGCGGTGGACGTCCCGACATGGCACAGGCCGGTGGCAGTGACCCCAGCCAATTGCCGGCTGCCTTGAAAGAAGCAGCCAGCAGCATGCATTCGCAGCTTCAATAG
- the ubiE gene encoding bifunctional demethylmenaquinone methyltransferase/2-methoxy-6-polyprenyl-1,4-benzoquinol methylase UbiE — protein MTGPVTEEPVSRTDADSSAVTGGVDKSNPRVREMFRQIAPHYDRMNHLLSLNIDKHWRVQAVKRLNLKPGHPVLDTCTGTGDLAIAIAAKADPSVNVVGSDFCHAMLEIARDKRQPNHPSADIDFLEADSQALPFPDDTFQCVTVAFGLRNVADTDLGLREMTRVCLPGGQVMVLEFSQPRLIGLRQAYGFYFRNVLPRIGQWFARNDKSAYEYLPESVGQFPDGQALADRMTAAGLLNVRFTPLTCGVATIYEGTKPGTMPAPASSQRDAR, from the coding sequence ATGACCGGACCTGTCACCGAAGAACCCGTCTCCCGAACCGACGCAGATTCATCTGCCGTGACCGGCGGCGTCGATAAAAGCAATCCGCGGGTCCGCGAGATGTTTCGCCAGATCGCGCCGCACTACGATCGAATGAACCACTTGCTGTCGTTGAACATCGACAAGCATTGGCGTGTCCAAGCGGTCAAACGATTGAACCTGAAACCGGGACATCCCGTTTTGGATACATGTACCGGCACCGGTGATTTGGCGATCGCGATCGCGGCCAAAGCCGATCCATCGGTCAACGTCGTGGGCAGCGATTTTTGTCATGCGATGCTGGAAATTGCACGCGACAAACGACAACCCAATCACCCCTCGGCGGATATCGATTTCCTGGAAGCCGATTCGCAGGCACTGCCCTTCCCCGACGATACGTTCCAGTGCGTGACCGTCGCCTTTGGGCTGCGGAACGTTGCCGATACCGACCTCGGTTTGCGAGAAATGACTCGCGTCTGTCTGCCCGGCGGCCAAGTGATGGTGTTGGAGTTTTCTCAGCCACGGTTGATCGGTTTGCGTCAGGCCTACGGGTTCTATTTCCGCAACGTCCTGCCGCGGATCGGACAATGGTTCGCTCGCAATGACAAATCGGCCTACGAGTACCTTCCCGAATCGGTGGGCCAGTTCCCGGACGGACAAGCACTGGCCGATCGGATGACAGCCGCGGGCCTGTTGAACGTTCGCTTCACGCCGCTGACATGCGGTGTTGCGACGATCTACGAAGGAACCAAGCCGGGCACCATGCCTGCGCCCGCGTCTTCCCAAAGGGATGCCAGATGA
- a CDS encoding UbiX family flavin prenyltransferase translates to MNDTKLPIVVAITGASGAIYAVRLIQMLCLNDQTIHLAISPSGATVIQQELGLTLDLRNLDLESLVGYVAPWTTSDDIRENAASAAAKAAELVHFHRHDDYMTPIASGSFRTSAMVICPCSGTTLSGIAHASAANLIQRAAEVHLKEHRKLVLVPRETPISVLQIENMHRIAKAGAVVLPAMPGWYQGVETIDDLVDFVVARILDQLDVENGLMRRWGE, encoded by the coding sequence ATGAACGACACCAAGCTGCCGATCGTGGTCGCGATCACTGGCGCTAGCGGTGCGATCTATGCAGTGCGTCTGATCCAGATGCTGTGCCTGAATGACCAGACGATTCATCTGGCGATCAGCCCCAGCGGAGCAACCGTGATCCAGCAAGAACTGGGTTTGACCTTGGACCTACGGAATTTGGATCTGGAAAGCCTAGTCGGTTACGTCGCCCCTTGGACGACTTCGGACGACATCCGCGAAAATGCGGCATCCGCCGCCGCCAAAGCCGCCGAATTGGTTCACTTTCATCGCCACGATGACTACATGACGCCGATCGCCAGCGGATCGTTTCGCACGTCGGCCATGGTGATCTGCCCCTGCAGCGGCACGACGTTGTCAGGCATCGCCCATGCGTCCGCAGCGAACCTGATCCAGCGAGCGGCAGAGGTGCATTTGAAAGAGCATCGAAAGTTGGTGCTGGTGCCTCGCGAAACGCCCATCAGTGTGTTGCAGATCGAAAACATGCACCGCATCGCCAAGGCCGGCGCGGTGGTGCTGCCCGCCATGCCGGGGTGGTACCAAGGAGTCGAAACGATCGACGATCTGGTTGACTTCGTCGTGGCCAGGATCTTGGATCAACTGGACGTCGAAAATGGTCTGATGCGACGCTGGGGCGAATAG
- a CDS encoding recombinase family protein produces the protein MYDDQGKLVKRIGFKERFRKPPTWSSQLVPSEDATVVDSIRWMFDAVRQGHSVGHVCRGLNERGLTTIAEKPFTYNTVLGMIQNPTYAGKLVAGRSSKAKFCRFDQEGLIIVEDAHEAIVSPDVFDAVQATLANRKRSHQRGDAGKYMLSGLVRCIHCGNRMHGVHRQDRGRETPQIFYQCGNAPLTPGFDPKCPHPVVRQDRLEAFIIDTLRTHLMKTKAAEHIKDAIRRAKTKRSKQVTGDERKLASVRQKIERGTENLALADRENFAAISKLLSTWRDEESALLARIENRAVELAPLPEAIDVIERLGEAFTKIKSADRVKLAHAIRLTVESITIGTRNAKTGGIKYPEIFGELTVIPTLAKRPMPIPDEAIGRRKIWREIADLVRQSKTPLHLKDFCRHIGTEDASHAAYHVRRAELAGLIMKVGHRGGWVVS, from the coding sequence ATGTACGACGACCAGGGCAAGCTCGTCAAACGCATCGGATTCAAAGAACGGTTTCGGAAGCCACCAACGTGGTCCTCTCAGCTGGTCCCGTCCGAAGACGCAACTGTTGTCGATAGTATCCGTTGGATGTTCGATGCGGTTCGCCAAGGGCATTCCGTCGGCCATGTCTGTCGCGGTTTGAACGAACGCGGACTGACGACGATTGCCGAGAAGCCGTTTACCTACAACACGGTGCTCGGCATGATTCAGAACCCTACCTACGCCGGAAAGCTTGTCGCTGGCAGATCATCGAAAGCGAAATTCTGCCGCTTTGACCAAGAGGGTTTGATCATCGTCGAAGACGCCCACGAGGCCATCGTCTCCCCGGACGTTTTCGACGCTGTTCAAGCCACGTTGGCAAACCGAAAGCGAAGCCACCAACGCGGTGATGCGGGCAAGTACATGCTCAGCGGTCTAGTTCGCTGCATTCACTGCGGGAATCGAATGCATGGCGTCCACAGACAAGATCGCGGTCGAGAGACGCCTCAAATTTTTTACCAATGCGGCAACGCTCCGTTAACACCGGGCTTCGATCCCAAGTGCCCACACCCAGTCGTTCGCCAGGATCGTTTGGAAGCCTTCATCATTGACACGCTCCGCACGCACCTGATGAAGACGAAGGCGGCAGAGCATATCAAAGACGCGATCCGGCGAGCCAAGACCAAACGCTCAAAGCAGGTGACGGGCGATGAACGGAAACTTGCGTCGGTACGGCAGAAGATTGAACGCGGAACTGAGAACCTAGCCCTGGCCGACCGAGAAAATTTCGCGGCGATCTCGAAACTGCTTTCCACATGGCGCGACGAAGAATCAGCCCTTCTGGCACGAATCGAGAACCGAGCCGTCGAACTAGCCCCGCTACCCGAAGCGATTGACGTCATCGAGAGGCTCGGCGAAGCATTCACCAAAATCAAATCTGCCGACCGAGTCAAATTGGCCCATGCCATCCGGCTAACGGTCGAGTCGATAACGATCGGGACACGAAACGCAAAGACGGGCGGCATCAAGTATCCCGAAATTTTCGGCGAGCTCACTGTGATTCCAACGCTAGCCAAGAGGCCGATGCCCATTCCCGATGAAGCTATCGGCCGACGAAAGATCTGGCGAGAGATTGCCGACCTAGTCCGCCAATCCAAAACGCCGCTGCACCTCAAGGACTTCTGCAGACACATCGGCACCGAAGACGCCAGTCATGCGGCCTACCATGTCCGCCGAGCAGAGCTGGCTGGGTTGATCATGAAGGTCGGGCACCGGGGCGGATGGGTCGTCTCGTAA
- a CDS encoding UDP-glucuronic acid decarboxylase family protein has product MIQRILVTGGAGFLGSHLCERLVDDGHDVICLDNFFTSQKSNVVHLLDRPNFELIRHDVTLPIFLEVDQIYNMACPAAPGHYQYNPIKTIKTSVLGSINMLGAAKRCGARILQASTSEVYGDPEVHPQVESYRGSVNPIGPRACYDEGKRVAETLFMDYHRSNNVDVRIVRIFNTYGPRMHPYDGRVVSNFIRQALAGHDITIFGDGEQTRSFCYRDDLCDAIIGMMGTDDFVGPVNIGNPVEFTIRELAEKVIELSGSKSKLVQRPLPADDPTRRRPDISLAKEKLGWQPKVPLAEGLQKTIDWFKSIDLGDYRPPTPNYS; this is encoded by the coding sequence ATGATTCAACGCATCCTTGTCACCGGCGGTGCCGGATTTCTTGGTTCGCACCTCTGTGAACGTTTGGTCGACGACGGTCACGACGTGATCTGTCTGGATAACTTTTTCACTAGCCAGAAGTCGAATGTCGTTCATCTGTTGGATCGACCCAACTTTGAATTGATCCGCCACGACGTGACGCTGCCGATCTTTCTAGAAGTCGACCAGATCTACAACATGGCCTGTCCGGCGGCACCCGGACACTATCAGTACAACCCGATCAAAACGATCAAGACCAGCGTGTTGGGATCGATCAACATGTTGGGCGCGGCCAAGCGTTGCGGAGCCCGGATTCTGCAGGCTAGTACCAGCGAGGTCTACGGAGACCCGGAAGTGCACCCGCAGGTCGAAAGCTATCGCGGCAGTGTCAATCCGATCGGCCCGCGAGCCTGTTACGACGAAGGCAAACGGGTCGCTGAAACGTTGTTCATGGATTATCACCGCAGCAACAACGTTGACGTGCGCATCGTGCGGATCTTCAATACCTATGGCCCCCGGATGCATCCCTACGATGGCCGCGTGGTGTCCAACTTCATTCGGCAAGCTTTGGCCGGTCACGACATCACGATCTTTGGCGACGGGGAACAGACACGATCGTTTTGTTATCGGGATGACCTGTGTGACGCGATCATTGGCATGATGGGCACCGACGACTTCGTGGGTCCGGTCAACATCGGCAACCCGGTCGAATTTACGATTCGCGAGTTGGCTGAAAAGGTGATCGAGCTATCGGGATCGAAGAGCAAACTGGTGCAACGTCCGCTGCCCGCCGACGATCCGACTCGCCGTCGTCCCGACATCTCGCTGGCCAAAGAAAAACTAGGTTGGCAGCCGAAGGTTCCCTTGGCCGAAGGACTTCAGAAGACGATCGATTGGTTCAAATCCATTGATCTGGGCGACTATCGTCCGCCCACACCGAACTACAGCTAG
- a CDS encoding winged helix-turn-helix domain-containing protein, with the protein MATKKTTTATKTAAAKKTSAKKPVAKKQPAKTTKATTAKKPAATKTNAKKKLSQIDAALAVLKKSRKPLSCKEMVEAMAKAKLWTSPGGKTPDATLYAAILRDMRKGKDARFKKPAPGRFTNA; encoded by the coding sequence ATGGCTACGAAGAAAACCACCACCGCTACCAAGACCGCTGCCGCCAAGAAGACTTCGGCAAAGAAACCGGTCGCCAAAAAACAGCCCGCCAAAACGACGAAGGCGACCACGGCAAAGAAGCCTGCCGCTACGAAAACGAACGCTAAGAAAAAGCTCAGCCAGATCGACGCGGCCTTGGCGGTTTTGAAGAAAAGCCGCAAACCGCTTTCATGCAAAGAAATGGTCGAAGCGATGGCCAAGGCAAAGCTTTGGACTTCCCCAGGCGGCAAGACGCCTGACGCGACCTTGTACGCCGCGATCCTCCGCGACATGCGAAAGGGCAAAGACGCCCGCTTCAAGAAGCCAGCGCCCGGACGGTTCACCAACGCGTAA
- a CDS encoding proteasome accessory factor PafA2 family protein produces MPEKAAAAVRPQSPKVRFPRNQPLVSRLVGLETEYATLVADRQDLDQEDLPPSQLVYSQICEAIRRDQPTVSGLFDSAQMFLASGGAVTFESHPSMHALPGGLVEIATPEVQSPDDLLACQRSIDALASDATADSETSFDLRILKNSSDALGHIYGCHENYEAEVARGIGLFIYRCFVMILWAMQVVSLVISLPLMAMTFAAIGVGRMLGKRDDTESDQDPQDAFDSVPTWIAAGLIGSLRIVHFPTVLMLRFVARHVAFRVQRRYLTSMLISRVALCGTGNLDPDGLYQLSAKAMAIDTVADMGGFRGERPIFVYGHWLGQYCAKSFLSLASTRQMLRRRQRLQIGLSDSNMSDLAEYVKVGSVSLVLDMLEAGATTGLPEVKRPLDSLKRIASDWNLVSRVPTSRGDMSALEIQKSFLLAAESFVESTPANMRGESKMVIYRWRELLESVTAFRKEFSDVDMALGRVDWLTKRWLIDQLGDDAEWIARKKVDLRYHELSEDGYHAQFMKTRPELRLADEENIARRRRSPPPSSPAARRGWLIREFANSDELMQSEWAYAVIGRGRRKRRVEFAETGKGP; encoded by the coding sequence TTGCCCGAAAAAGCCGCAGCAGCGGTTCGGCCGCAATCGCCCAAGGTCCGCTTCCCCCGCAACCAACCTCTGGTCAGCCGCTTGGTGGGGCTAGAGACCGAATATGCGACGTTGGTCGCCGACCGACAGGACTTGGACCAAGAAGACCTGCCGCCATCCCAATTGGTTTACTCGCAGATCTGCGAAGCGATTCGACGTGACCAGCCGACGGTGTCGGGCCTATTCGATAGCGCGCAAATGTTTTTGGCCAGCGGCGGGGCGGTCACGTTCGAATCGCACCCGTCGATGCACGCCCTGCCTGGCGGGCTGGTCGAAATCGCCACGCCCGAGGTTCAAAGCCCCGACGACCTGTTGGCGTGCCAACGTTCGATCGACGCGCTGGCCAGTGACGCGACCGCTGATTCCGAAACCAGCTTTGACCTGCGTATCCTGAAAAACAGCAGCGACGCGTTGGGACATATCTACGGATGCCACGAAAACTACGAAGCCGAGGTCGCCCGCGGCATCGGACTGTTCATCTACCGCTGCTTCGTGATGATTTTGTGGGCCATGCAAGTGGTCAGCCTGGTGATTTCGCTGCCCCTGATGGCGATGACGTTTGCTGCCATCGGCGTTGGCCGGATGCTCGGCAAACGCGACGACACAGAATCGGATCAGGATCCCCAGGACGCCTTCGATTCGGTCCCCACCTGGATCGCCGCTGGTTTGATCGGATCGCTGCGAATCGTGCACTTCCCGACCGTGTTGATGCTGCGATTCGTCGCCCGGCACGTCGCATTCCGAGTCCAGCGCCGATACCTGACGTCGATGTTGATCTCGCGAGTCGCGCTCTGTGGTACAGGGAATCTGGATCCCGACGGCTTGTATCAGTTGAGTGCCAAAGCGATGGCGATCGACACCGTTGCCGACATGGGTGGGTTCCGTGGCGAACGCCCGATCTTTGTCTATGGCCACTGGCTTGGACAATACTGTGCCAAGTCGTTTCTATCGCTCGCGTCCACGCGGCAGATGTTACGGCGCCGCCAACGATTGCAAATCGGTCTATCGGATTCGAACATGTCGGACTTGGCCGAGTACGTCAAAGTCGGATCGGTTTCGCTGGTGCTGGACATGCTAGAAGCCGGCGCGACCACTGGATTGCCCGAGGTGAAACGCCCGCTGGATTCACTGAAGCGAATCGCCAGCGACTGGAACTTGGTTTCGCGAGTCCCGACCAGCCGGGGCGACATGTCGGCGCTGGAAATTCAAAAGAGCTTCCTGTTGGCTGCGGAATCATTCGTCGAATCGACGCCTGCCAATATGCGAGGTGAATCGAAGATGGTGATCTACCGGTGGCGCGAACTCCTGGAATCGGTGACCGCATTTCGCAAAGAATTTTCCGACGTGGACATGGCGCTCGGCCGAGTCGATTGGTTGACCAAACGGTGGCTGATCGACCAGTTGGGTGACGACGCCGAATGGATCGCGCGGAAAAAGGTCGACTTGCGGTACCACGAACTATCCGAAGACGGTTACCACGCCCAGTTCATGAAGACACGCCCCGAACTTCGCTTGGCCGACGAAGAAAATATCGCTCGCCGACGTCGGTCGCCACCGCCCAGTTCGCCCGCCGCCCGCCGCGGCTGGTTGATCCGCGAATTCGCCAACAGTGACGAATTGATGCAAAGCGAATGGGCCTATGCGGTGATCGGCCGCGGACGCCGAAAGCGACGCGTGGAGTTTGCCGAAACCGGCAAAGGCCCCTGA